Proteins encoded in a region of the Stieleria neptunia genome:
- a CDS encoding tetratricopeptide repeat protein — MKVRTQPSIGCVTLIAKVSGKCLWVFPFVAVFGLVGPLFGQTTAEDAPSLRSIMGGNSASNQGVQDQLDALIKTTQEARLERQSALEQSPQPGRPSDWIPGTGSGTGSGTGGGDRDVTNDAPGQAAGRSTRSLSEIRERIRILQRLRRDRMMAAPTEQASGIPGGTAAPTLSVPDGDVLQSNPVRLPGSAENSSQAMSSIDDSLDSAAPVKEAAEEATAETEVAAERILPNPVNAMALGESLYRTGNYESALKAFRSVSVDGLSQSDRTWLDLLIALCQRKLGQFEKAQGTLREIANEESTDYPVKAAQWWLKYSEASDGTQVKFSRVSTDFDALLERSEKYVSP, encoded by the coding sequence ATGAAAGTTCGAACACAACCATCAATAGGCTGCGTCACGTTGATTGCAAAAGTATCCGGTAAATGTTTGTGGGTGTTTCCTTTCGTCGCCGTGTTCGGGCTAGTCGGTCCGTTGTTCGGCCAGACGACCGCCGAAGACGCGCCGTCGCTGCGTTCGATCATGGGCGGTAATTCGGCAAGCAACCAGGGCGTGCAAGATCAGCTCGACGCCTTGATCAAAACGACACAAGAGGCGCGGCTGGAACGCCAATCCGCACTTGAGCAATCGCCTCAACCGGGCCGTCCAAGTGATTGGATTCCTGGTACCGGCAGCGGCACCGGCAGCGGCACCGGCGGCGGCGATCGTGACGTGACCAACGACGCGCCGGGGCAGGCTGCAGGTCGATCGACCAGAAGTTTGTCGGAGATCCGCGAGCGGATTCGAATTTTGCAGCGGCTTCGTCGCGACCGGATGATGGCGGCGCCGACAGAACAAGCGTCCGGCATTCCAGGCGGGACCGCAGCGCCCACGCTGTCCGTGCCCGACGGCGACGTGCTTCAAAGCAATCCGGTTCGTCTTCCCGGGTCGGCCGAAAATTCTAGCCAAGCGATGTCGTCGATTGATGACAGCTTGGACAGTGCGGCTCCGGTAAAAGAGGCCGCTGAAGAAGCGACGGCCGAAACGGAAGTGGCTGCCGAGCGGATCCTGCCCAATCCGGTCAATGCGATGGCGTTGGGGGAGAGCCTGTACCGCACCGGCAACTATGAATCGGCGCTCAAGGCGTTTCGTTCCGTTTCGGTGGATGGGCTTTCCCAGTCCGACCGCACCTGGCTGGATCTGTTGATCGCACTGTGCCAGCGCAAGCTCGGTCAGTTTGAGAAAGCCCAGGGAACGCTGCGTGAGATCGCCAATGAAGAATCGACGGATTATCCCGTCAAGGCAGCCCAGTGGTGGCTCAAGTATTCCGAAGCCTCAGACGGAACGCAGGTGAAATTTAGTCGCGTGTCGACAGACTTTGATGCCCTCCTCGAAAGGTCAGAAAAATATGTTAGCCCATGA
- a CDS encoding sigma-54 interaction domain-containing protein, with the protein MIITQSPKIKQLIKFAQRAGRSSAPVLLTGESGTGKELFAELIHHSSPRSSKAMVTVNCAALPENLLESELFGHEKGAFSGAVAARQGRFELANDGTLMLDEVSEIPIASQAKLLRVLESKRFERVGNSTPIDHDVRIIAASNRDLQREIEDGNFRLDLFHRINVIEIVIPPLRDRIGDIPPLAMHFIGQFKNEGDVEIEGLNSAAMKALARHDWPGNVRELRNVIHRACVLSDSPRISVEHLGLPESADSAEQRNGGGVPDGAQVPDGVQDGSEPHEPLPERWLHTHLEDVERQIITAAIDRFGNRRLVAEKLGVSPRTLTNKIKRYRESSGDDRKAA; encoded by the coding sequence ATGATTATCACTCAATCACCAAAAATCAAACAGCTGATCAAGTTCGCTCAACGAGCGGGGCGTTCGAGTGCCCCGGTATTGCTGACCGGCGAAAGCGGTACCGGCAAAGAACTGTTTGCCGAACTGATCCATCACTCCAGTCCCAGGTCGTCCAAGGCCATGGTGACGGTCAATTGCGCCGCGCTGCCAGAGAATCTGCTCGAAAGTGAACTCTTTGGGCATGAAAAGGGCGCTTTTTCAGGTGCCGTCGCGGCGCGGCAAGGACGGTTCGAGTTGGCCAACGACGGCACGCTGATGCTCGATGAGGTCAGCGAGATCCCGATCGCATCACAAGCGAAATTGTTACGTGTGCTGGAATCGAAGCGGTTCGAGCGTGTCGGTAATAGCACGCCGATCGACCACGATGTGCGGATCATCGCGGCGTCCAACCGAGATCTCCAACGCGAGATCGAAGACGGCAACTTTCGGTTGGATTTGTTTCACCGCATCAACGTGATTGAAATTGTGATTCCGCCTCTGCGTGATCGCATCGGTGATATTCCGCCCCTGGCGATGCACTTCATCGGGCAGTTTAAAAACGAAGGCGACGTGGAAATCGAAGGCCTGAATTCGGCTGCGATGAAAGCGCTGGCTCGTCACGATTGGCCGGGGAATGTCCGCGAGCTACGCAACGTGATTCACCGGGCTTGCGTGTTGTCGGACAGTCCTCGGATCAGTGTCGAGCATCTGGGGCTGCCCGAGAGTGCCGACTCCGCTGAGCAGCGAAACGGCGGCGGTGTTCCAGACGGTGCTCAAGTTCCAGACGGTGTTCAAGACGGATCTGAACCGCACGAACCGTTGCCGGAGCGTTGGTTGCACACGCATTTGGAAGACGTCGAACGACAGATCATTACCGCCGCCATCGATCGGTTCGGCAATCGGCGGTTGGTCGCGGAAAAACTGGGGGTCTCGCCGCGGACGTTGACCAATAAAATCAAGCGATATCGCGAGAGTTCGGGCGACGATCGCAAGGCCGCCTGA
- a CDS encoding flagellar hook-length control protein FliK: MANLFFDFPCTASCSDTASTQSKGKSAGAAEASESFESVAKKLLAIDDLDAQVEASAVAAGNAAAASTTELVVTQAADGDGESSTWQDAEWAPASLAIDTRSQVSADVAGDASSQSDAMAIPVDPLLSQQWGKDDGVSPVVRDDATLAHIDSVSSADANAELETPADGVPVNEAESPDDAVSSDVELPSVDQDDTTVSDSAGNAEVVAVAAGIPLDAGGNAGPNQPAEQSRTPDDFVSANTDSESAETGARPLTGDRVEEEPVQAADGELPEKGLESVRAESGGLADVAVPISGASEGSWPQTVAVEDSVDAGGLSQSSGSLAGAASTEQVVAPSEAIHSGSDVADRFDNEIASDERGGATDADSAVDDAVTADLAGQDTPQPLAPGSVSDSAVGAVDENAAVSGAIQPVAKESVADLESPDVEESGDLSVDPEALEPAPSDSGGQPELGGQQSRRDDSFDASISGDPNDVVPEANEQPTILPIDASFDAASDVSADQEILETLSLEEFIAQSPASPEAVKKTAEVIKDAMQASLQLEGQTVRVEIHPAELGTLKIQVTQSDQSIETQIIATEFVTSELLAGHRDQLMEALSDLGFDSSEVNISFEDQSSTESEGRQPPAEHRYQSKSETQSQVSRASVSGGGINIVA, translated from the coding sequence ATGGCAAACCTCTTTTTCGATTTCCCTTGCACGGCGTCTTGCTCCGACACGGCGTCTACTCAATCGAAGGGCAAGTCGGCGGGTGCAGCCGAGGCGTCTGAGTCGTTCGAGTCGGTCGCAAAGAAGCTGCTGGCAATCGATGACCTGGACGCACAAGTGGAGGCGTCTGCGGTTGCAGCGGGGAACGCTGCGGCTGCGTCCACCACCGAGCTTGTCGTGACCCAGGCAGCGGACGGTGATGGGGAGTCTTCAACGTGGCAAGACGCCGAGTGGGCACCGGCGAGCCTGGCAATCGACACGAGATCGCAGGTTTCGGCGGACGTGGCAGGCGACGCCAGCTCCCAAAGCGATGCGATGGCCATTCCAGTGGACCCATTGCTGTCGCAGCAATGGGGAAAGGACGACGGAGTGTCGCCGGTCGTGCGTGACGACGCAACACTCGCCCACATCGATTCCGTCTCCTCGGCCGATGCGAATGCTGAGCTTGAGACGCCGGCCGATGGAGTGCCCGTCAATGAAGCGGAATCTCCGGACGATGCGGTCTCATCCGATGTCGAGCTCCCGTCGGTTGATCAGGACGACACAACCGTCTCCGATTCGGCTGGCAATGCTGAAGTCGTGGCCGTGGCGGCGGGCATACCGTTGGACGCCGGCGGAAACGCGGGGCCGAATCAGCCGGCTGAGCAATCTCGGACACCGGATGATTTCGTTTCGGCCAACACAGACAGTGAGAGCGCCGAAACAGGGGCCAGGCCGCTGACGGGTGATCGGGTTGAGGAGGAACCGGTGCAGGCCGCCGACGGCGAGTTGCCGGAAAAAGGCTTGGAGTCAGTTCGCGCGGAGTCGGGCGGGTTGGCCGATGTTGCGGTTCCGATCAGCGGGGCTTCCGAGGGCTCATGGCCGCAAACCGTCGCAGTTGAAGATTCGGTGGATGCCGGAGGGCTTTCCCAATCAAGCGGCTCACTTGCCGGCGCGGCTTCGACGGAACAGGTTGTCGCGCCAAGCGAGGCCATCCACTCAGGTTCGGATGTGGCCGATCGTTTCGACAACGAAATCGCATCGGACGAACGGGGCGGGGCAACCGATGCCGACTCGGCGGTCGACGATGCGGTCACGGCAGATCTCGCCGGACAAGACACACCACAACCGCTGGCGCCGGGGTCGGTATCCGATTCGGCAGTTGGGGCGGTCGATGAAAACGCTGCCGTCTCGGGGGCGATCCAACCGGTTGCGAAAGAGTCGGTCGCAGATTTAGAGTCACCGGATGTGGAAGAGTCGGGCGATCTGTCGGTCGACCCGGAAGCCCTCGAGCCCGCGCCGTCCGATTCTGGCGGTCAGCCGGAGCTTGGCGGCCAGCAATCACGGCGCGATGATTCGTTTGACGCGTCTATTTCGGGCGATCCGAACGATGTGGTCCCGGAGGCGAACGAACAGCCCACGATCCTGCCGATCGATGCTTCATTCGATGCGGCGTCCGATGTGAGTGCCGACCAGGAGATCCTGGAGACGCTTTCGTTGGAAGAGTTCATCGCGCAGTCTCCGGCATCGCCGGAAGCCGTCAAAAAGACGGCCGAAGTGATCAAGGATGCGATGCAAGCGAGTCTGCAGCTTGAAGGCCAGACCGTCCGCGTCGAGATTCATCCGGCTGAACTGGGAACACTGAAGATTCAGGTCACCCAGTCCGATCAATCGATCGAAACACAAATCATCGCAACCGAGTTTGTGACCAGCGAGTTATTGGCCGGTCACCGCGACCAATTGATGGAGGCCCTATCCGACCTCGGGTTTGATTCATCCGAGGTCAACATTTCATTCGAAGATCAATCGTCGACAGAATCGGAGGGTCGGCAACCGCCCGCCGAGCATCGCTACCAATCAAAATCAGAAACGCAGTCCCAGGTGAGCCGAGCATCGGTATCCGGTGGCGGCATCAACATCGTGGCATAA
- a CDS encoding flagellar hook capping FlgD N-terminal domain-containing protein: MEGINSQTASIDYFQLLTVQLQHQDPVDPVDQEGLINDLTQFSILEGIENLNASFNQYMQLQELTQGVNLIGKSVDYLDEASGSIKSGVATDVFNIDDSIQVLVDGQTVSLDQIARVAEAA, from the coding sequence ATGGAAGGAATCAACTCGCAAACCGCTTCAATCGACTACTTTCAGTTATTGACCGTTCAGCTACAGCACCAGGATCCGGTGGACCCGGTGGACCAGGAAGGGTTGATCAATGACTTGACACAGTTTTCTATCCTGGAAGGGATCGAAAACCTGAATGCATCGTTCAATCAGTACATGCAGCTGCAGGAACTGACGCAGGGCGTCAACTTGATCGGCAAGTCGGTCGACTACCTCGATGAAGCATCGGGTTCGATCAAGTCTGGAGTCGCGACCGACGTCTTCAATATCGATGACTCCATTCAGGTGCTCGTCGATGGTCAAACCGTCTCCCTCGATCAAATCGCACGGGTGGCCGAGGCCGCTTAG